The following proteins are encoded in a genomic region of Nicotiana sylvestris chromosome 4, ASM39365v2, whole genome shotgun sequence:
- the LOC138890285 gene encoding uncharacterized protein has protein sequence MLFQPGLRLSHLTPLSQVLFQFVVEMLQFYLIWVLLIPTCHPILLHIWVSTPVGYAIVVDRVYRSCVVTIWNLETNIYLLLFDMVDFDVILGMDWLSTYHAILDCHAKTVALSLPGLPRLEWRRTPGHSTSRVISYMKARRMVEKRCLAYLAYARNSSAEVSSMDLVPVFREFPEVFPADLRGMPPNMDIDFCIDLAPSTQAISILPYHMAPPELKKLKEKLQDLLD, from the coding sequence atgcttttccagccaggcttgaggctgagtcatctaacgccattatcacaggtactgtttcagtttgtagtagagatgcttcagttctatttgatctgggTTCTACTTATTCCaacgtgtcatcctattttgcttcatatttgggtgtccacacctgtgggatatgctattgttgtagatcgtgtttatcgtTCATGTGTGGTTACCATTTGGAATCTTGAGACTAATATATATCTTCTACTTTtcgatatggtagactttgatgttatcttgggtatggattggctgtcaacttatcatgctatattggattgtcacgccaagacggtGGCCTTAtccttgccggggttgcctcgattagagtggagaaggactcctggccattctaccagtagggttatctcttatatgaaggctcgacgtatggtcgagaaaaggtgtctagcttatttggcttatgccCGCAATTCTAGTGCAGAGGTTTCTTCCATGGATTTAGTACCAGTTTtccgtgagtttccagaggtgtttcctgcagacctgcggGGGATGCCACCTAacatggatattgacttctgtattgacttGGCTCCAAGCACTCAggccatttctattctgccataccatatggccccgccagagttgaagaaattgaaggagaaattgcaagatttgcttgattag